The Chitinophaga pinensis DSM 2588 region CTGCATATCCAGTTCTTCCAGTGCTTTGCCTTTGTAGAACAGTTCCCTGCGGGGAATGATGGGCAGTCCGTCGAGCAGGGCATGTGTTTCCGCACGGTTGTGCGTTTCGATATAGGCGATCTTGATATCGACGCCATTGCGTAACAATGTCCTGGCCTCCTGCAACATGCGGTAGGTCTTGCCTACACCGGCGCTCATGCCGATGTATATTTTAAACTTGCCTCTCCTGGATTGGCGGATCAGGTCGAGGAAGTGCTGGGCATTATTGTCTTTGTCGCTCATTTGCTGTAAGTGTTCAAAAACTCACTTTCCGTCCAGGCCCGGGCTGATCTTCTCGTTATGAGAAGTGTCCCGATGCTTGGTACGGAAGAGGTGAGATCAATCATGTAAGAAGTTTAGTAAGCGCCTGCTGTTGACAGCAACCCTTCTTTTTCTTCTTCTTTTTGCACGGCAGGAGGCGTGTAAAGCATTGCCGTACAGAGGCAGTTCCGGCACCCTTTCTTTTGCAGGATATTAAAGTTAACACAACTCTTACATCCTTTCCAGAATTCAGGGTCTTTGGTTATTTCATTAAAGGTGACTGGTAAAAAACCTAATTTGCTGTTCATGCGCATAATGGCCAGTCCACTTGTAATGCTGAATAGTTTTGCCTCCGGATATTTTTCACGTGACAACTGGAATATTCTTCTTTTGATGCGGGAGGCAATTCCTTGTCCGCGGAACGTCGGATTAACAATCATACCTGAGTTGGATACAAATGCTCCGTTGCTCCAGCTCTCTATATAAGAGAATCCTACCCAGATCTTATTTACTGTCAGTGCGATAACGGCTTTTCCTTCTCTGATCTTTTTCATAATAGCGGATACGGAACGTTTGCTGATACCGGTACCCCTTGCTTTGGCGGATGCTTCCATTTCAGCCGTGATCATAGCGGCATATTTACAGTCGGAGAGCACCGCCTTTCTGACTATTACTCTATCGTTGTCCATTTCGGGTTCGTTTATTTTAATGTATCGAGTGCGATATTGAGTTTGAGTACGTTTACTTTTGCTGGTCCTGCCATTCCCAGCCATGGGCCGCGGATATGATCAGATACGAGGGTCATTACCCTGTTTTCTGAAAGGTGACGTGCAGCTGCCACGCGTTTTACCTGTATCATCGCAGCTGCAGGAGAGATGTCGGGATCGAGACCACTACCGGAGGCTGTTACCAGTTCAGCAGGGATGTCTTCCTTATTGATACCTGGATTGTGTATCAGGAAGGTATCAATACGTTCCTGCACCAGTTTTTGATAGTCGGGGTTGGAAGCGGATTTGTTGGAGCCTCCGGATCCGCCTGCGTTGTAGTCAACGGCAGAAGGACGGCCGTTGAAGTATTTATCTTCAGTGAATTTCTGTCCGACGTTTTCGTAGCCCACTACTTTCCCATTCACAGAGATGGTTCTACCCTTTCCCTGTCCCGGTGCTGCTTTGGATACGGCAGCGATCAGGGACGGATACAGTACTGCCAGTACGAGTATCATAAAAATGGTGAGTTTTACAGAAGGCCAGATATACTTTTTCATGGTAATTGTTTTGAACTTATTTTACATAAACAGTGAGAGGAACAGGTCGATGATCTTGATACCGATAAATGGTATGAGCACACCACCAAAACCGTAGATCAGGAGGTTCCTGCGTAACAATGCGCTCGCACCGATTGGTTTGTAGGCGACGCCTTTCAGTGCCAGTGGAATCAATGCCGGAATAATGATAGCATTGAAGATGACGGCAGAAAGAATAGCGCTCTCCGGAGAAGCAAGGTGCATAATGTTCAGGCCCTGCAATGCAGGAATAGCGGTTACAAAGAGAGCTGGTACAATGGCAAAGTATTTTGCCACGTCGTTTGCGATAGAGAAGGTGGTGAGTGTACCGCGGGTCATCAGTAACTGTTTACCGATTTCCACGATCTCAATCAGTTTGGTAGGGTCGTTGTCCAGGTCCACCATGTTACCGGCTTCTTTCGCTGCCTGGGTACCACTGTTCATCGCAACTCCCACGTCTGCCTGTGCCAGTGCAGGGGCGTCATTGGTACCGTCACCCATCATGGCCACCAGTTTGCCGCCTTCCTGTTCTTTGCGGATATAGATCATTTTATCCTCAGGTTTAGCCTCTGCGATAAAGTCGTCTACACCTGCTTTTTCAGCGATATATTTTGCAGTCAGCGGATTATCACCCGTTACCATCACTGTTTTTACACCCATACGGCGCAGGCGTTCGAAACGTTCACGGATACCTGGTTTAATGATATCCTGGAGTTCGATTACACCGATTACCTGTTCGTTGCGGCTTACCACCAATGGCGTACCACCATTGGAAGAAATCTCTTTTACTTTCTCTTCCATCCCCGCGGGGAATGTATGACCTGCTTTAGCAACGATGTTACGGATGGCATCAAAAGCACCTTTACGGATACGCACACCATCGAGGTTGATACCGCTGCTACGGGTTTCTGCGGTGAATTCGATGAAGGTTGCGTTCTCACTAGTTAGCTGAGCGGCTTTAATACCTTTTTCTGCTGCCAGTTCGATAATGGACTTACCTTCCGGGGTTTCATCCGCGAGGGAAGCCAGCGTACAGGCTTCGAAGAATTCTTTCTTACCGACTTCATAAGCCGGCCAGAAGTGTGTCGCCTTACGGTTACCGATGGTGATGGTACCTGTTTTGTCAAGCAGCAGGGTATCAATGTCACCAGCTGTCTCAACCGCTTTACCACTCTTTGTGATCACGTTGGCTCTCAGTGCGCGGTCCATTCCCGCGATGCCGATCGCACTGAGCAGTCCGCCGATGGTTGTAGGTATTAAGCACACGAACAGTGAAACAAAAGCTGCGATGGTGATAGGTGTGTTGGCATAGTCACCAAAGGGCTTTAAGGTTACGCAAACGATGGTGAAGACCAGCGTAAAACTTGCCAGCAGGATGGTCAGGGCAATTTCGTTAGGTGTTTTCTGACGGCTGGCGCCTTCTACCAGTGCGATCATTTTATCCAGGAAGCTTTCGCCCGGATCGGTAGTTACACGTACTTTGATACGGTCGCTCAGTACTTTCGTACCACCGGTAACGGAAGATTTATCACCACCTGACTCACGGATCACGGGAGCAGATTCACCGGTGATGGCAGATTCATCGATTGTAGCCAATCCCTGTATAATCTCTCCATCCATCGGGATCATATCACCTGCTTCGCAGATAAAGAAATCTCCTTTACGGAGCTGTGAGGAAGGAACGATCTTGATTTCATTGGTATATACTTCGCCAACGGCCAGTACTTTTTTAGCAGGTGTTTCTTCTCTTGTTTTACGCAGACTTTCTGCCTGTGCTTTACCCCTTGCTTCCGCGATGGCTTCTGCGAAGTTGGCAAAAAGAAGGGTTAGCACCAGGATGATAAATACTGCCAGGTTATATCCGAAGGAACCTTGCTTTGTATCGCCGGTGAAGGCAGTATACAGCGTAACAGCCAGCATGATAGCGGTGCCTATCTCAACGGTGAACATTACCGGATTGCGAAACATGCTCTTCGGAGACAGTTTTACGAATGCCTGCTTCAGAGCGCCGCTTACAAGGGCCGGTTCTAAGAGTTTAGTTTTATGATTATTTTCTGACATGATAATTCAATTTTTACAAAACAGGGTTTTCATAGGATAGGCACTTTTAATCTCAATAGTGCGATAGGATAATAACTGAGGGCGTCAGTAGGACTGGAAATATTCTGCGATAGGACCCAGGGTCAGTGCAGGGAAGAATGCCAGTGCCGCAACGATCATGATGACTGCGTAAGTCATGATACCGAATGTGGAGGTGTCCGTCTGCAGGGTACCCGCGGATTCAGGGATATATTTCTTTTTGGCCAGTATACCGGCGATGGCGACTGGTCCGATGATAGGGATAAATCGACCGAGTATCATCACTATACCTGTTGTGATATTCCAGAAGATATTGTTGTCTGCTAAACCTTCAAAGCCGGAGCCGTTGTTGGCAGAGGAAGAAGTATATTCATACAGCATCTCAGAGAAGCCGTGATTGGATGGGTTGTTGAACCAGTTAGCCGGTTGAACGGACCATACCATCTGTGGGTGATGTGCTGCAAAGTAGGCTGACAAGGCCGTACCCACCAGTATCAGGAAGGGATGGAACAAAGCGATGATAGCCGCAATTTTCATTTCCCTGGCTTCTACTTTACGTCCCATGAATTCTGGTGTACGACCAACCATCAGTCCGGAGATAAATACCGCAATGATGAGGAATATAAAGTAGTTCAGCAGTCCCACACCTTTACCACCATAGAAACAGTTGGTCATCATACCCAGCATCTGCATGGCGCCTGAAAGCGGCATAGAGCTGTCGTGCATAGAGTTGATCGAACCGGTAGAGATGATGGTCGTCATGACCTGCCAGTAAGCCGATGCCGGTACACCCAGACGCACCTCTTTACCTTCCATGGCCGTGATGTCTTTCAGACCCAGGTGGTGCAGTAAAGGGTTACCGCTTATTTCAGAGATCATATTCGGTATCATGAGCGTCAACATACCTGCTGTCATGACGCCAAAGATGACATAGCCCAGTTTCCTTCTGCGGATGAAGAAACCGAATGCAAAGATCAGCGCCATCGGTAGGATTACCTGTGCAACGATTTCAACGACGTTGGTAAAGTAGTTGGGATTTTCCAGCGGATGTGCCGAGTTGGCGCCGAACCATCCACCACCGTTAGTACC contains the following coding sequences:
- a CDS encoding GNAT family N-acetyltransferase, which translates into the protein MDNDRVIVRKAVLSDCKYAAMITAEMEASAKARGTGISKRSVSAIMKKIREGKAVIALTVNKIWVGFSYIESWSNGAFVSNSGMIVNPTFRGQGIASRIKRRIFQLSREKYPEAKLFSITSGLAIMRMNSKLGFLPVTFNEITKDPEFWKGCKSCVNFNILQKKGCRNCLCTAMLYTPPAVQKEEEKEGLLSTAGAY
- a CDS encoding K(+)-transporting ATPase subunit C produces the protein MKKYIWPSVKLTIFMILVLAVLYPSLIAAVSKAAPGQGKGRTISVNGKVVGYENVGQKFTEDKYFNGRPSAVDYNAGGSGGSNKSASNPDYQKLVQERIDTFLIHNPGINKEDIPAELVTASGSGLDPDISPAAAMIQVKRVAAARHLSENRVMTLVSDHIRGPWLGMAGPAKVNVLKLNIALDTLK
- the kdpB gene encoding potassium-transporting ATPase subunit KdpB, which gives rise to MSENNHKTKLLEPALVSGALKQAFVKLSPKSMFRNPVMFTVEIGTAIMLAVTLYTAFTGDTKQGSFGYNLAVFIILVLTLLFANFAEAIAEARGKAQAESLRKTREETPAKKVLAVGEVYTNEIKIVPSSQLRKGDFFICEAGDMIPMDGEIIQGLATIDESAITGESAPVIRESGGDKSSVTGGTKVLSDRIKVRVTTDPGESFLDKMIALVEGASRQKTPNEIALTILLASFTLVFTIVCVTLKPFGDYANTPITIAAFVSLFVCLIPTTIGGLLSAIGIAGMDRALRANVITKSGKAVETAGDIDTLLLDKTGTITIGNRKATHFWPAYEVGKKEFFEACTLASLADETPEGKSIIELAAEKGIKAAQLTSENATFIEFTAETRSSGINLDGVRIRKGAFDAIRNIVAKAGHTFPAGMEEKVKEISSNGGTPLVVSRNEQVIGVIELQDIIKPGIRERFERLRRMGVKTVMVTGDNPLTAKYIAEKAGVDDFIAEAKPEDKMIYIRKEQEGGKLVAMMGDGTNDAPALAQADVGVAMNSGTQAAKEAGNMVDLDNDPTKLIEIVEIGKQLLMTRGTLTTFSIANDVAKYFAIVPALFVTAIPALQGLNIMHLASPESAILSAVIFNAIIIPALIPLALKGVAYKPIGASALLRRNLLIYGFGGVLIPFIGIKIIDLFLSLFM
- the kdpA gene encoding potassium-transporting ATPase subunit KdpA, which gives rise to MNSEITGVILTFILTLVIAFPLGKYIARVFQGERTFTDFLNPVERFIYRICGIDPHKEMNWKQHMAALLSINLVWLIYAFFILLFQSHLPLNPDGNPDMTPDLAFNTAISFLVNCNLQHYSGETGVTYLSQLIVITFLQFVSAATGVAAVAVLFRAFADKTTEKLGNFFVFFTKTITRILLPLSIIMAITLAFNGTPASFDGKDSIVTLQGDSVQVSRGPAAGMIAIKHLGTNGGGWFGANSAHPLENPNYFTNVVEIVAQVILPMALIFAFGFFIRRRKLGYVIFGVMTAGMLTLMIPNMISEISGNPLLHHLGLKDITAMEGKEVRLGVPASAYWQVMTTIISTGSINSMHDSSMPLSGAMQMLGMMTNCFYGGKGVGLLNYFIFLIIAVFISGLMVGRTPEFMGRKVEAREMKIAAIIALFHPFLILVGTALSAYFAAHHPQMVWSVQPANWFNNPSNHGFSEMLYEYTSSSANNGSGFEGLADNNIFWNITTGIVMILGRFIPIIGPVAIAGILAKKKYIPESAGTLQTDTSTFGIMTYAVIMIVAALAFFPALTLGPIAEYFQSY